The Trueperaceae bacterium region GCTCGACGACGCGACGCTTCACTTCGCGAAGGTCCGCTTTCCCCGCGGCCCGCACGCGCCGCCGGCCGTGACGGTGTACCGGCCGGCGGGCGAGACGATGCCGACGCCCGACGTCGCGACGCACGTCGAACGCGTGCGCAGCTACTACGACGCGACGACGGACGTGATCGAAGCGACGTACGGAGCGACCTACCAGGCGGCGCTCTACGGGCCCACCGACGTCGGCACGTACGACGCGACCGCCTCCACCTTGGGGTTGCTCGGCCGCATGGAGATCGCCGACGCACCGCTCCGCCTCCTGGATCTCGGGTGCGGCCTGGCCGGCCCGGCGATCGACGTCGCTCGCGCCTACCCCCACGTCCACGTCGTCGGCGTGAACCTCTCCCCGGTGCAGGTCGCCCGCGCCCGCGCCCGGGTGGAGGGGGCCGGCCTGGCCGACCGCATCGAGATCGTCGAAGGCGACTTCCACGACCTCGCCTTCGCGGACGACGCCTTCGACGGCGCGTACGCGTTCGAAGCGCTCGCGTACGCGTTCGACCTGCCGCGCGTCGCGAGCGAGATCGCGCGCGTCGTCCGGCCGGGGGGGTGGCTCTACCTGAAGGAGATCGTCCGGGCGTCGGGCCCCCTCGACGCCCGTCAACGCGAACACCTCGCCCGACACGACCACACGTACGCCCTGCGCACGCCGACCGGCGATGCCCTGGTCCGCGCGTGCGAACGGGCGGGTCTCGACGTCGCGCACGTCGCGTCGCTCGACGACGTGACGGACACCGACGCCTACCAACGCAAGATGTTCGCCCTCCCGCGCGACGCCGACCTGCGCCTCTTCCAAGGGTTTCGTCCCCCCCTCTCGCCCTTCGGCCGCCGACACCATCACGAGCACGCCGCCCCGCCCCTCTCCTGCCTCGAGGTCCGCGCGCACGTGCCCCCTCCGCCCTCGCCCGACGTCGTCACGACGGCGGGCGCCCCCCGCGACAGGAGCGCCTGATGCCCCCACGACGCCCCACGTCCCCCCCACCCCATCCGGTACGCGACCGCCGGCCCCGGGCCCCCGGGATCCCCGTCGCGTTCGCCCTCGCGATGGCGCTCGCCGCGCTCGTCGGGTGCGGCGGCCTGCCCCCGACCGAATCCGTGGCGGACGCCCCCCTCCGGGTGGCGGCCGGCACGACGCAACGCACGTCCCTCGACGTGGCGTCCCTCCCCGACGGCGCGGTCGTTCGGCCCGAAACGTCGTCGCCCGACCTCACGGTCGAGGTCGAGCGGGCGGACCGGACGACCCTCGACCTCATTCTCCGCGCCACCCCGGATGCGATCCCGGCGCGCGACGACGTCGTCGTCGCCGCCTTCGCCGACGCCGAGGCCACGACCCCGCTCGCGCGGTACCGCGTCGACGTCGACGTGCTCGGCCGGTACGTCCTCCAGGGGAACCTGGTGCGCGACGACCTGACGGCGGGACGGGCGCTCGCCCACCGCGGCGACCTCGCCACGAGCGACGAGTACGTGGTGCTGATCGACGCGGACGGAGACGTCCTCGCCGACGACGTCGTCGACGGCGACGGGCGGTTCCGTCTCGACGTCCTGCTCGATGCGTCGACCCTCGACGCCGCCCCGCCGGTGGCGCTGCTGCGCGCCCGGGCGGCGCACGCTGCCGAAACGGTGGCGTCCGACGCGCCGTACGTGTGCCTCGAACCGATCGGGGTCGCCGACGCGGAGGTCGATGCCGACGGGCTCCTCCGCACCCGTGCGACGCGGCCGCTCCTCGTCGATTACCGGCCCGGCCGGTCGGACGGCGGCGTCGACCGGCGGACCGCCACCCCGGCGGACGACGCGTTCGACGATCGGCAGTGGCCGCGCGTCGTGGACCTCGGCGACCTCCGCAAGAGCGACCACGACGGGGGCATGACGGTGCACGACGCGGAAGCCGGCGCCCTCACCGCCGTCCCCGCGAACGACGGTCCGTTCGTGGATGCCGAGGGACGGTTCCGTCCTTCGCTGCTCGCCTGCGGCGCCCCCGACCGCACGTCCACGTCCCTCGACGTCGACCTCACCTTCGACCTTGCGGAACGCATCCTGGACGCCCCCGCCGGGGGGCCGCCGGCCTGGGTGGAGCAACGGCTCGCCACGCTCGGCGACGCGCCGTTCGCGTCCGCGCTCCTCCTCGACCTCGAGGGGGGCGTGGACGGCGCGGCGCACGCCGCGGGCGACCTCGCCGTGACGCGCGTGTCGTCCACGGAACCGGACGTCACGCGCTACGCCGCCTCGACCCGCTTGCGCAAACCGCTGGCGGTCGCCGACCCCTCGACCGTGCCCGACCTGTTGGAGGTCGATCCCGTGATCACCGATAGTTGCTACGCCCACCCCGCCACCTGCGACTTCGCCGCCGGCGTCACGCCGGTGGTGGACCTCGGGCGGGTCACGGCCGAGTCCACCGCGAACGGACGTACGGTGGGCAGCGTCGACGTCGCCCTCGACGTCGCCCTCGACGTCGTCACCGTCGTCGGTCGCGCCGACGTCAACGGCGTGGCCGCCCGCGAGGTCCACGCCAGCTGCGCCGACGGGCCCTACGCCCACGCGCAGCCCGATACGGACGGGACCTACGTGATGCGCCTCCTGGCACCGAGCACGACGCCGTCGCTGCGGTGCACCTTCTCGCTCGGGGACGCCGTGACGCTCGACGATCCGGTGCGCACCCTCCCCGCCGACGCCGGCGTCGTGGTGCTGGACGACCTGTGGGGGTGGGCCCGATGAGCGTCCCGACGCTCCCCCGCGCCGCGCGTCCCCTCCGGCTCGCCGGCATGGGCTTCCTCGCCGCCGTCGCCCTCGCGGCCTGCACCGCACCGAACGACGGGGCCGCCGCGCAGCTCGACGTCCGCATTGCGGGCCTCCCCGACGGCGTCGATCCCGTCGTCGAGGTCGTCGCACCCGACGGGTCCGTCACGACGCTCGATGCGGCGCAGTCCCGACTGGACCTCCCCGCGGGCACCGCCACCGTCGTGGCGCGCGAGGTAGAGGCCGAGGACGGCGCCCGGTTCCTGCCCGACCCTGCGCAGCGGGACGTCGCCCTGACGTACGGCGCGTCGGAGACGCTGGACGTCGCCTACACCGCTGCGTGCGCGGAGGGGGACCTCGCCGCCTGCGGGGCGTTGTCCGGCTATCCGCAGGGAACGCTGCGGACCGAAGGCCCGTGGTTGCTGTCGGGCGGCGTCGACCGGCTCGGCGCCGACGGCGCTGGTCTGGAGCGCGCGTCCGTCGCGACGACGTCGGTGACCGACCGGGCGTTCACGCTCGCGCTTCCCCGGCAGCTGGACGCCCCCGACCTGTTGCGGATCGGGACGGTCGTCGAGGGCTTCACGCTCGGGCAGGCCGCCTGCGACGCGAGCGGCGTCGAGATCAGCGACCCCCGCGTCCGCGCGAACGACCTCGTGCTCGAGGCGTCCACGACCGACGACGACAACGAAACGACGCGCCTGGGCGAGGTCTACCTCTACGAGGAGGCCCTCGACCGCTTGGTCGTGTGGCTCTACGCAGACGGGGCCGTGGACGTGACGGGCCGCGAGTCCTGCGCAGGGTCGGCGAGCGGCGACGGGCGTGAGCTGACGTTCGACCTGTCGCTCGAGTCCGGCTGGAACCTGGTGGCGTTCGCGTTCGAGGAGGCACCGGAGGGTGCGACCCGCACGCACGTCACCCGCATCGACGGGCCCGTCGGTCGCGCCTTCGCGCTCATGCGCGGCGACGACGACGACGAGTTCCTCGGCGACGTGCCGCACGTCGCGGCCGGCGCCGTGCGCGCCGACGCGATGCACGGGCACTTGGCGCTTCCGCGCACGCCGGACGGTGACGTCGAAGCGCCCTGGTCGCGACCGCTTCGCCTCCAGCCGTCGCTGGCCGGCGACGTGAACGCCGGGACGCTCCCGGAGGGGGTCGGCGACCTCGTCTCGGTCACGGACGACGACGCCTACGGGTTCGCGTTCGCCCTCCCCGACGACCCCGCCCCGACCGACGGACAGCTGCGCACCTTCGCGACGAACGGAACGACGAGCTCGCCCCTCGATCCCGACCACACGCCCCAGGCGGTGTGCGACCGGGAGATCGCGACGTCGATCCCCTCCCCCACCTACCTTCCCGCCATGCTGGACGTCTACGCCGACACCGATCAGGGGGACCCCCTCTACCGCGGGAACGCGCACCTGACGCACGGGCCGGTGTCGGTCGCCTGGTGGTACGTCCCCCGCGCCTTCACCGTCGCGACCGACGCGCCGCAGAACTGTCGCTACACGACCGGTGCGTTGACCTCGACGACGTACGACCTGGATCTGCGCGCGGGGTGGAACCCGGTCTTCCACGTCGCGAAGCCGCGCGCCACCAGCGGTCCCGCCGACGACGCCGCCGTCGCCGACGTGCTCTGGACGACCGACGCGGGCCACGCCGACGTGTCCGGCGCCGACCTCTACTGGCGGGTGGAGGCGAACGAGCGGGCGCTCGACGCGATCGAGCGCGAAGGCGCACGCGACGGTGGCTCGACGCCGACCACCGCCCGCCCGCGCTTCTTCGCGTGCGGCCCCGATGCCGACTGCCCCCTGAACGTCCTGCACGACCACGAGGTGCAGCTCGCCGTCCGCGTGGAGGGCTCCGAGGCGGACCTCCCGGAGCCGCTCGTCGCGCCCCTCACGCGGCGGGGCTACGACGTCGAGCTGCCCTCCCGCATCGAGGCGACGTCGGTGACGTCGCGCAGCGACGCGCTGCTGCCCCCCGCCCGGCACTACACCGAGGGGGTCCGGGGCGGCGCCTTCGAGGCGTGCGACGGTCGAGCCGGAGCCGACGGCGGCGTCGCCTTCTTCACGACGCTGGCCCTGGTCGCGGACGACGCCGACGGCGACGTGCCGGTGCGAATCGGCCAGGCGGACCTGCATCGCGAGGACGACGATGCCGCCCACCGGCATGCCGTCACGTGGGCGTACGTCGGTGCGTCCCGCACGGTCGCGTGGCGCAACGACGCCTGCTTCCTCCGCTCCGGTACCCCGGACGCGTTCGACCGCGACCGGGCGCGCCCGGTGCGGTTCGACGTCGACCTACGCCTGAGGCGGGGCTGGAACGTCGTCGTGCGCTCGACGCGCACGGACGACGGCCCGTACGGCGCGCAGGAGCACGTGTGGCGCGTCGCCGACGCCGACGGCGCCGTCGACCTGGCGGGCGAGCGGTGGAACGTCTTCGACGACTTCCGTTGGTACGCCAACCTCACCGACCGCGTGCCGGACGACCCCGACGTCGCGGCGCGGAGCGCGTCGCGCTTCACCGTGGCGGGGACCCCCCCGCTCTGGGCCGACGTCCTCGACCTGCGCCGCCCCTGAGGCTCGGTGGGGTCCGCGCTGCGGCGCGGACCCCACCCTACGGCGCCGGGTCGGCTTGACACGCCCGGGTCGGCCCGCGAGACTACGAGATGGACGCACGACGGGGCGTGGCGCAGCCTGGTAGCGCACCTGCTTTGGGAGCAGGGGGTCGCACGTTCGAATCGTGCCGCCCCGACCAGCGTCCGGCGTGGGTTCGCGTGCTAGCGTGACCCACGCGCCACGAGGGGGAGGGACGCGCGGGAGTAGCTCAGTTGGTAGAGCGTCAGCCTTCCAAGCTGAATGTCGCGAGTTCGAATCTCGTCTCCCGCTCCACCCCCCTCCCCCGCCGCGCCGGGCGGCCCTTCACCGTCCGGGCCGCCCTTCGCGCGCCCGTAGCTCAGGGGATAGAGCAGCCGCCTTCTAAGCGGTCGGTCGAGGGTTCGAATCCTTCCGGGCGCACCAGCGGCCCCCGTCCCGTACAATCCCAAGCATCGCCGTCCACGCCCTATCCCGACGTCGTCGGTGCGGGGCGCTCGTTCTCCGGGAGGTCGTCATGCCGCACCCTCGTCCCCGTTCCCTCCACGTCGTCGCGTCCTTCGTCCTCGCCGTCGCCGCGTTCGCCGTCGCGCAGGGCGACGACCCGCAGGCGCTCGTCGACGCCGGCCGCTTCACCGAGGCCGTCGCGGCGTACGACGCCGCCCTCGCGGCGGCCCCGGACGACGCGTCCCTGCTCGCGCTGCGCGCCCGCGCGCGGGTGTATCGCGCCGACCACGAGGCGGGCCTGAGCGACGCGGAGCGCGAAGCGGCGTACGAGGCGGCGGTCGCCGACGCCGAACGCGCCGCTTCGTTGGCGCCGGACGACGCCGACGCCGCCTTCGAGCTCGCCCGCGCCCTGGGCCGCACCGCGCAGTTCCGCGGGGTGGTGCAGTCGCTGAACCTGGCGGGGCGCATGCGCGAAGCGCTGGACCGCACGCTCGAGCTCGACCCGAACCACGCCTCGGCGTGGCACGCGAGCGCCCTGTGGCACGCCGAGGTGCCGTGGGTCGCGGGCGGCCGCACGCGGGAGGTGGTGCCGTCGTTCGAACGCGCGGTGGAGCTGGAGCCGGACGTGCTCGGGCACCGCGTCGCGTTCGCGCGCGTCTTGCTCGCCGAGGAGGCGTACGACCGCGCCGCGGCGCAGCTCGAGGCGGCGGCGGCGTTGCCGGCGGAGAGCTTCCTCGCGCGGCGCGACGCCGAAGCGGTGGAGGCGTTGCGGGCCGAGCTGCCCTGAATGGCGACCCTGGAGCTGGTCCGCCTCAACCTGTTGTCGCCGATGGTGCTGGCGTTCGCGCTGGGGATCGTGGCGACGCGCGTCCGCAGCGACCTGCGGCTGCCGGACGCGGCGTACGCGACGTTGTCGATCTACCTGCTGCTCGCGATCGGCCTGAAGGGGGGCGTCGCGCTGCGCGCGACGCCGCTCGGGGAGTTGCTGCTGCCGGTCGCCGCGACGTTGGCGGCCGGCGTCGCGATCCCGCTGGTCGGCTACGCGTTGGCGCGGCGGGTGGGGCGCTGGGGCGTCGCGGACGCCGCCGCCCTCGCGGCGCACTACGGTTCCGTGTCGGTCGTGACGTTCGTCGCGGCGCAGGCGTTCCTGGACCGTGCCGGCGTCGGCTACGAGGGGTTCCTCCCGACGTTGCTGGCGATCCTCGAGGTCCCCGCGATCCTGGTGGCGCTCGTCATCGCGCGGCGGGCGCAGGCGCAGGGGGCGGAGGGCACGCCGTGGGGGGCGACGCTGCGCGAGGTCTTCACCGGCCGCAGCATCCTGCTGATCCTGGGGGGCCTCGCGATCGGGGCGGCGTCGGGCGACGCGGGCCTGGCGCGCGTCGACGCGTTCTTCGTCGCGCCGTTCGAGGGGGCGCTGACGTTGTTCCTGCTGGAGATGGGGCTGGTCACCGCTCGCCGCTTCGACGACGTCGCGCGGGCGGGCCCGTTCCTCGTGGCGTACGGGCTGGGGGCGCCGCTGGTGCACGGCACCCTGGGGGTGGCGTTGGGGTTGGCGGTCGGCCTGTCGGTCGGCGGTGCGACGTTGTTCGCGACGCTGCTGGCGAGCGCGTCGTACATCGCGGCGACCGCGGCGGTGCGGTTGGCGTTGCCGGAGGCGAACCCGGGGCGCTACCTGACGGCGTCGTTGGCGGTGACGTTCCCCTTCAACCTGGTGGCCGGCATCCCGACGTACGCGCGCCTGGCGGCGGCGTGGGGCGGGGGGGCGTCGTGAGCGGCGCGGAGGCGCGGGCGCAACGGCGTCTCGTGACGATCATCGCCGAGGCGGTCCTGCAGGAGCGGGTGCTGGCCGACCTGCGCGGGTGGGGCGTCGAGGGCCTCACGGTGTCGCGGGCGGAGGGCGACCCGTTCGGATCGCGGGTCGGGGACGTCGAGGGCGGCTTCGTGCGGATCGAGTGCATCGTCGCGGCCGCCACCGCCGACGCGGTCCTGGACGGTCTCGAGGAGGCGTACTTGGCGCGCTACAAGGTGGTGGCGTACGACCATCCGGTGCGGGTGGTGCGGGCCGACAAGTACCGCTGAGCCGCCGTCACGCCCCGCCAGAACCGCATCACGGTCGTGTCACGAGTGTGGTATCACACGTCATGCGACGTTACGTACGGAACGCTGGGTTCGGCGGCCGAGGCCGCGCACGCCCCGCCGTCCTCGCCCTCGCCCTCGTAATGCTCGCCGCGAGCTGCGGAGGGGACGAGGCCCCCATCGTCCCGACGACCGCGTTCGAGCTCACCGCGACGCCCACGCGCGTCGAGGTCGTTCCGGGCGCCGCGTCGCCCCTGGCGATCCTGCTGCGCGGCGCCCCGGCGGACGAGAGCACGGCCACGCTGACCCTGGTCGACGCGGCGGGCGCGCCCGCCTCCGGCCTGACGCCGTCCCCCACGTCGGTCCCCCTCGAGGGGGCGCGCGCCACGCTCGTCGCCGTCGACCTGCGCGCGCGCGAGGGCGCCCCCCCGGGCGACGTCGCGCTCACCCTCCGCGCCACCGTCGCCGGCGAGACCGCGGACGCCGCCCTGCAGG contains the following coding sequences:
- a CDS encoding sodium-dependent bicarbonate transport family permease; this encodes MATLELVRLNLLSPMVLAFALGIVATRVRSDLRLPDAAYATLSIYLLLAIGLKGGVALRATPLGELLLPVAATLAAGVAIPLVGYALARRVGRWGVADAAALAAHYGSVSVVTFVAAQAFLDRAGVGYEGFLPTLLAILEVPAILVALVIARRAQAQGAEGTPWGATLREVFTGRSILLILGGLAIGAASGDAGLARVDAFFVAPFEGALTLFLLEMGLVTARRFDDVARAGPFLVAYGLGAPLVHGTLGVALGLAVGLSVGGATLFATLLASASYIAATAAVRLALPEANPGRYLTASLAVTFPFNLVAGIPTYARLAAAWGGGAS
- a CDS encoding class I SAM-dependent methyltransferase: MTGRVPSPPPALTAFLERLPLALRSRAEVNHDLDFRHASVNLFAVDRDDVATLATFVPDADWPNQDARMRAHFRVQPRRWVKVTPGRPERLDAYYQLVDGDLAALRLFLAAHDGQAGIPVVEAGLGPLVGRDDVDWGLVVKRDGRTVRPRIAVRLPTALLADVLARWTDVAYLTPATATALRHAATALACRDAVYVSVDPLDRDAVALDVPTPGPISRWLGDGAAWLDDATLHFAKVRFPRGPHAPPAVTVYRPAGETMPTPDVATHVERVRSYYDATTDVIEATYGATYQAALYGPTDVGTYDATASTLGLLGRMEIADAPLRLLDLGCGLAGPAIDVARAYPHVHVVGVNLSPVQVARARARVEGAGLADRIEIVEGDFHDLAFADDAFDGAYAFEALAYAFDLPRVASEIARVVRPGGWLYLKEIVRASGPLDARQREHLARHDHTYALRTPTGDALVRACERAGLDVAHVASLDDVTDTDAYQRKMFALPRDADLRLFQGFRPPLSPFGRRHHHEHAAPPLSCLEVRAHVPPPPSPDVVTTAGAPRDRSA